A segment of the bacterium genome:
CATCATGCATGACACGTTGCGGCCGAGACTGGAGCTCTTCGCTAACGAGGCGATCGATCGCATTATCGACCAGGCGATCGAAGTCTTGAACGATGTCGGAATTCGTGTCGAAGACAGCGAGGCCCGAGCCTTGCTCCAGGAGGGTGGAGCCCAAGTCCGCGGCGCTCTCCCGGCTGAGGTTCCCGCCGAAATCACCGAGGAGCTAGGATAATGAAAACTTTGTACAGAGTCTTATCCGATGAAGAACGTCATCGGGTGCATGAGGAATCGCTTAATCTCCTTGAGAATACGGGTGTCCGGGTCGAGACACCTCTGGGTCGAAAAATCTTGAGGGATGTGGGCGCGGATGTAGATGACGGCGATAGGTTGGTGAAATTCCCCAAAGCTCTAGTAGAGTC
Coding sequences within it:
- a CDS encoding trimethylamine methyltransferase; this translates as MKTLYRVLSDEERHRVHEESLNLLENTGVRVETPLGRKILRDVGADVDDGDRLVKFPKALVES